The following proteins are encoded in a genomic region of Cyclonatronum proteinivorum:
- the mutL gene encoding DNA mismatch repair endonuclease MutL yields MSTSADSVIHLLPSELANKIAAGEVVERPASVVKELLDNAIDSGADRISVLIQQSGRSMIQITDNGCGMSKEDLGMCFQRHATSKISSTDDLYNIHTLGFRGEAMASIASVAHVSIKTRRIQDETGWEQEARGGKLSEAVPAPGEPGTTVTVRNLFFNVPARRAFLKTDATELRHIIIAVQQAALAHPEIAFTFSDEKETIYRLQTSSLADRIAGIFGKPYRASLLAVEESTSLFRLKGYLIDPKMAKKNRGEQFLFVNGRPFMHRHLNYIIQRVYANWIGRDLYPFYALYYELEPGKIDVNVHPSKLEIKFEDERSVAAFTKSIITRSLNERFNVPDDVFDNPSDAPVKSPFSFGQGFGGGAGAGSGSSEGGGWRSSGTFGGGSDRRGFTTGGFDGKQMMEKLYPSGVGGSAEDGRNGDDTQQNGTNPAALKTAPPSGNVYDKHRGYWQLHDQYIISQTRSGMFIIDQYYAHIRIIFERATSSAEAGLPSTQQLLFPQIIDFSASDFALLRDVLPTLRKIGFNIQLLSGNSAQVLGVPAELTKMDEKPIIESILRDFQGMGNTSGLDPKEKLLFAYASKAAIPRGRRLGFMEMEALIDQLFACSNPFFDPMNRPTTIFIPLEDIHKRFR; encoded by the coding sequence TTGAGTACTTCAGCAGATAGCGTTATACATCTTCTCCCTTCCGAACTCGCGAATAAAATTGCCGCTGGTGAAGTTGTGGAGCGTCCGGCTTCTGTGGTAAAGGAGCTTCTCGACAATGCGATCGACTCCGGTGCAGACCGCATTAGCGTGCTGATTCAACAGTCTGGGCGCAGCATGATTCAGATTACGGACAATGGCTGCGGCATGTCCAAAGAAGATCTTGGCATGTGTTTTCAGCGGCACGCAACATCCAAAATCAGCAGCACCGATGATTTATACAATATTCACACCCTTGGCTTTCGCGGGGAGGCCATGGCTTCCATTGCTTCCGTTGCTCACGTATCCATAAAAACGCGGCGGATTCAGGATGAAACCGGCTGGGAGCAGGAAGCAAGAGGCGGCAAGCTGAGTGAAGCTGTGCCCGCTCCGGGTGAACCCGGAACAACCGTTACGGTTCGCAATCTGTTTTTTAACGTGCCCGCGCGCAGGGCCTTTCTCAAAACCGACGCCACTGAGCTGCGGCACATCATTATCGCTGTGCAGCAGGCAGCGCTAGCCCATCCAGAAATCGCGTTTACCTTTTCGGATGAAAAAGAGACCATCTACCGGCTTCAGACGTCATCCTTAGCGGATCGTATTGCGGGTATTTTTGGAAAACCCTACCGGGCAAGCTTGCTGGCTGTTGAAGAATCAACAAGCCTGTTTCGGCTGAAAGGATATCTGATTGATCCCAAAATGGCTAAGAAAAACAGGGGCGAGCAGTTCCTGTTTGTCAACGGCCGACCTTTTATGCACCGTCACCTGAACTACATCATACAGCGGGTGTATGCAAACTGGATAGGCCGTGATTTGTATCCCTTTTATGCGCTGTACTACGAACTCGAGCCGGGCAAAATAGATGTCAATGTTCATCCATCGAAACTGGAAATTAAGTTTGAAGACGAGCGCAGTGTTGCGGCATTTACCAAATCCATCATTACGCGCAGCCTTAACGAGCGGTTTAATGTGCCGGACGATGTTTTTGACAACCCATCTGACGCACCTGTGAAAAGCCCGTTTTCCTTCGGTCAGGGTTTTGGGGGAGGCGCAGGCGCAGGTTCAGGGAGTTCAGAAGGCGGGGGATGGCGGTCATCCGGAACTTTTGGCGGTGGGTCCGACAGAAGAGGATTTACGACAGGTGGTTTTGACGGGAAACAAATGATGGAAAAGCTCTATCCTTCCGGGGTTGGGGGATCCGCCGAAGATGGCAGGAATGGTGATGATACGCAACAGAACGGAACCAATCCGGCCGCATTAAAAACTGCGCCGCCTTCGGGAAACGTGTACGATAAACACCGGGGCTACTGGCAGCTGCACGATCAGTATATCATTTCACAGACGCGTTCGGGGATGTTTATCATTGATCAGTACTATGCGCACATCCGCATTATCTTTGAGCGGGCAACAAGCAGTGCCGAAGCTGGTCTGCCGAGTACGCAGCAGTTGTTATTTCCGCAAATCATTGATTTTTCAGCTTCTGATTTTGCCCTGTTACGGGATGTGCTTCCAACCCTGCGTAAAATCGGATTCAATATTCAGCTTCTGAGCGGCAATTCCGCGCAGGTGCTCGGGGTTCCGGCCGAGCTTACCAAAATGGATGAAAAGCCGATCATTGAAAGCATTCTGCGCGATTTTCAGGGGATGGGTAACACAAGCGGACTCGACCCGAAAGAAAAGCTGTTGTTTGCTTATGCTTCCAAAGCCGCCATTCCGCGGGGCAGAAGACTGGGTTTTATGGAGATGGAAGCCCTTATTGATCAGCTTTTTGCGTGCAGCAATCCGTTCTTTGATCCCATGAATCGCCCGACTACGATCTTTATCCCTTTGGAAGACATACACAAGCGTTTCCGCTAA
- a CDS encoding NHL repeat-containing protein: MMRSIALSVILPVLMLVFMGCASATPNTDQLASLTNGESQGVEESHHPAYQGQPWDVLAEGLRGAYAMDMVPGQNRIFIIEQGRHRLLVLDLQGRRVDSLGVRGRSNYRFDRPSAIDATNGLQLYIADRNNARIQLFDRRLSYLSTITPDSDRAGSNDFFRPGAVAVTAFGDVFAADSDAGALLRFDQNGRLQQRTDLRDTELMLPLRDLLVHDESLFVLESGRGLVHELGSQGSWRRFISGTEGSRAMAADQGGLWVANETELVRFSWQGRELLRAPHLLEEAPVALGIHENMLYLLTASKLFRINSAGWTSDGL; the protein is encoded by the coding sequence ATGATGCGTTCCATTGCTCTATCGGTCATACTGCCGGTACTTATGCTGGTTTTTATGGGATGTGCTTCCGCTACGCCGAACACGGATCAGCTTGCTTCGCTTACGAATGGTGAAAGTCAAGGTGTGGAGGAATCTCATCATCCGGCGTATCAGGGACAGCCTTGGGATGTTCTCGCGGAAGGCCTGCGCGGGGCCTACGCTATGGACATGGTGCCGGGGCAAAACCGGATTTTCATCATCGAACAGGGGCGTCATCGCTTGCTCGTACTCGATTTACAGGGCCGGCGGGTCGATTCCCTTGGTGTCCGGGGACGCAGCAATTATCGTTTTGATCGCCCGTCAGCTATAGACGCGACCAACGGACTGCAGCTGTATATCGCAGACCGAAACAACGCCCGCATTCAGCTGTTCGACCGACGGCTAAGCTATCTCAGCACCATTACGCCGGATTCCGACCGTGCGGGCAGCAATGATTTCTTCAGACCTGGTGCGGTTGCCGTAACGGCTTTCGGGGATGTGTTTGCCGCGGATTCCGACGCTGGTGCGTTGCTACGGTTTGACCAAAACGGCCGGCTTCAGCAGCGTACAGATCTGCGGGATACGGAGCTTATGCTGCCCTTACGGGATTTGCTGGTGCATGACGAAAGCCTGTTTGTACTTGAGTCCGGTAGAGGGCTTGTGCATGAACTTGGTTCGCAGGGCAGCTGGCGGCGGTTTATATCCGGCACAGAAGGCAGCCGTGCCATGGCGGCCGATCAGGGCGGACTTTGGGTGGCCAACGAAACCGAGCTCGTACGTTTCAGCTGGCAGGGCCGCGAATTATTGCGGGCCCCGCACTTGCTGGAGGAAGCACCAGTCGCACTGGGTATTCACGAAAACATGCTGTACCTACTCACCGCAAGCAAGCTCTTTCGCATAAACAGCGCGGGATGGACAAGCGACGGATTGTAG
- the purD gene encoding phosphoribosylamine--glycine ligase yields the protein MADSNPGKINVLLIGSGGREHALAWALRKSDRTGQLFIAPGNPGTARCGTNVPLDTSNQEAVLAFIEDHQIGLTVVGPEQPLVEGIADFLSANGKLVFGPSQAAARLEGSKSFAKDIMKKYGVPTGDYLVFEGHEADAARAHITQNNSWPMVLKADGLAAGKGVFIPQNLEEALWSLDALVTDDLYGKSGTRLVIEEYLTGEEVSVFAICDGKNARILMHAQDHKRIGDGDTGLNTGGMGAYAPTRLLDDAGLAAVQEKIVEPMLHGMAAEGAPYVGVLYCGLMITPDGPKVIEFNCRFGDPECQVIMPALQSDFTDLLLAACEGRLDTYVPDIDMQQWYTCLVLASGGYPGSYEKGKVITGIPTESEQVQVFHAGTKTDAEGRLVTNGGRVLNVVAKGETLQDSIRLAYDAASLISFEGLYKRTDIGAKGLAKF from the coding sequence ATGGCTGATTCCAACCCGGGTAAGATCAATGTTTTACTGATTGGAAGCGGAGGGCGGGAACATGCGCTGGCATGGGCCCTCCGTAAATCAGACCGTACCGGGCAGCTCTTTATTGCACCCGGAAATCCGGGCACTGCCCGCTGCGGAACCAATGTTCCGCTCGATACCTCCAATCAAGAAGCCGTACTTGCTTTTATTGAAGACCATCAGATCGGTCTCACGGTCGTCGGACCTGAACAGCCGCTGGTTGAAGGCATTGCTGATTTTCTCAGCGCAAACGGGAAACTTGTTTTTGGACCTTCGCAGGCGGCAGCCCGTCTGGAAGGCAGCAAAAGTTTCGCCAAGGACATCATGAAAAAGTACGGTGTGCCAACCGGCGACTATCTGGTTTTTGAAGGGCACGAAGCTGATGCCGCCCGGGCACACATCACCCAAAACAACAGCTGGCCGATGGTGCTCAAGGCCGATGGTCTTGCCGCAGGGAAAGGCGTATTCATTCCGCAAAATCTCGAAGAAGCGCTTTGGTCTCTTGATGCGCTGGTTACGGATGATCTCTATGGCAAATCCGGCACCCGGCTGGTGATTGAAGAGTACCTGACGGGGGAGGAAGTTTCGGTTTTCGCCATTTGTGACGGAAAAAATGCACGCATACTTATGCATGCGCAGGATCACAAGCGCATTGGCGACGGTGATACCGGACTGAATACCGGCGGCATGGGCGCATATGCTCCAACCCGTTTGCTTGATGATGCCGGTCTCGCAGCGGTACAGGAGAAGATTGTTGAACCCATGCTGCACGGCATGGCCGCGGAAGGCGCACCTTATGTGGGTGTGTTGTATTGCGGACTGATGATAACCCCCGACGGTCCTAAGGTCATAGAATTTAATTGCCGTTTTGGTGATCCGGAGTGTCAGGTTATCATGCCCGCGCTGCAGTCGGATTTTACAGACTTGTTGCTTGCTGCCTGCGAGGGACGTCTTGATACCTATGTGCCTGACATCGACATGCAGCAATGGTACACCTGCCTTGTGCTGGCTTCAGGTGGCTATCCCGGAAGCTATGAAAAGGGTAAGGTCATCACCGGCATACCAACCGAATCGGAACAGGTTCAGGTTTTTCATGCCGGAACCAAAACTGACGCGGAAGGCCGGCTGGTAACCAACGGCGGACGCGTGCTCAATGTCGTTGCCAAAGGCGAAACCCTTCAGGATTCGATCCGGCTGGCGTATGATGCCGCAAGCCTGATTTCGTTCGAGGGACTCTACAAACGCACCGATATCGGGGCTAAAGGACTCGCGAAGTTCTGA
- the tpiA gene encoding triose-phosphate isomerase, producing MRPFLIAGNWKMHMNADETRAFFKTFEGMISAAPAGVNMLLCPTFTSLNAAVDASSKISGMHIGAQNLHFEDKGAFTGEITAEMIKETGASHVIIGHSERRQYYNETDETVNKKAVKSLSAGLTPVVCVGEYLEERKKDAHFDVVKNQLAAAYAGISAEDAVKTVLAYEPVWAIGTGETASPEQAQEMHAFIRAEFTLLYDADVAAQIPVLYGGSMNAANAEELLSQEDVDGGLIGGASLKPDSFHQIVTFAGEIYAKHG from the coding sequence ATGAGACCTTTTTTGATTGCAGGTAACTGGAAAATGCACATGAATGCGGATGAGACCCGCGCATTTTTTAAAACGTTTGAAGGCATGATCAGCGCGGCACCTGCCGGCGTGAACATGCTCCTGTGCCCGACCTTCACATCCCTTAATGCTGCGGTTGATGCTTCCTCCAAAATCAGCGGTATGCACATTGGTGCGCAGAACCTTCACTTTGAAGACAAGGGCGCGTTTACAGGCGAAATCACCGCAGAGATGATTAAAGAAACCGGCGCAAGCCACGTCATTATCGGTCACTCGGAGCGCCGCCAATACTACAATGAAACGGACGAAACCGTAAATAAGAAAGCGGTTAAATCCCTCAGTGCCGGGCTCACCCCGGTTGTGTGTGTGGGTGAATATCTCGAAGAGCGCAAAAAAGATGCGCATTTCGATGTCGTCAAAAATCAGCTTGCTGCCGCTTATGCCGGTATTTCTGCGGAAGACGCTGTGAAAACCGTGCTGGCCTACGAACCGGTTTGGGCTATCGGCACAGGTGAAACCGCAAGTCCGGAACAGGCACAGGAAATGCACGCTTTTATCCGCGCTGAGTTTACCTTGCTCTATGACGCGGATGTTGCTGCCCAAATCCCCGTGCTTTACGGCGGAAGCATGAATGCTGCCAATGCCGAAGAGCTGTTATCTCAGGAAGATGTGGACGGTGGTCTGATCGGCGGAGCAAGTCTTAAGCCGGACAGTTTCCATCAGATCGTAACTTTTGCCGGTGAAATCTACGCCAAGCATGGCTGA
- a CDS encoding TlpA family protein disulfide reductase translates to MHVTTISINSRLIQGLFFAALLLFSPALLLAQGSAGSMRANISGTITVDRTLDPTGDYSGIGIAIINFDPAAGGLDTLFYALTDRSGAFSGTARFSERDEYVISVTRNERLISTSTIVLANGDHTTISAEIPGFTESFRARSRENNAVHDYRRVERNFNRVVDFISSGLAEVTQDTIPVLLQTWSDLFWSVKDLHPGALAAETATLRSIEILQGWDDELVLSRARQGISELNLFKSDRAIIASDALIRLQGMEPALAFVDSVMTLQMREEDRILLEMRKIEILAQFNENEPALEMLRDFRERFSDDTTLVQWADFYLYDIQNLAPGMELPSFELLLQDERRVTNADFHGRYLLLEIANLASQRYQGEHALMRFLHDEMRQQVQFLTLPTNESPITIQAFYEERQTAWPVAKARQVHEADLMRRLNIIVQPTRILVAPDGTIVRKYSGTEISIIENDLRQLLN, encoded by the coding sequence ATGCACGTTACTACAATATCCATTAATTCCCGCCTCATTCAGGGCCTGTTTTTCGCAGCGCTCTTGCTGTTTTCACCCGCTCTCCTTCTGGCGCAGGGCAGTGCCGGTAGTATGCGGGCCAATATTTCGGGTACCATTACAGTGGACCGTACCCTTGATCCGACGGGTGATTACTCCGGTATCGGGATCGCCATCATTAATTTCGACCCGGCAGCCGGTGGACTGGACACGCTTTTTTATGCGCTAACGGATCGTAGCGGCGCTTTTTCCGGAACAGCCCGCTTCAGTGAGCGGGATGAATACGTGATCTCAGTCACCCGGAACGAGCGGCTCATTTCCACCTCAACCATCGTACTTGCCAATGGCGATCATACAACCATTAGCGCTGAGATTCCTGGTTTTACCGAAAGCTTCCGCGCCCGCTCCCGTGAAAACAATGCGGTGCATGATTACCGCAGGGTAGAGCGGAACTTCAACCGGGTCGTTGATTTCATCAGTTCGGGCCTTGCTGAAGTCACGCAGGATACCATCCCGGTTTTGCTTCAAACTTGGAGCGATCTGTTCTGGTCTGTTAAAGATTTACATCCCGGTGCCCTTGCCGCTGAAACCGCAACTCTTCGCTCTATCGAAATCCTGCAGGGATGGGATGATGAACTTGTCCTTAGCAGGGCAAGACAGGGTATTAGCGAGCTTAACCTGTTTAAGTCCGACCGCGCTATCATTGCTTCCGATGCGCTTATCCGTCTGCAGGGCATGGAACCTGCGCTCGCATTTGTAGATTCAGTGATGACCCTTCAGATGCGCGAAGAAGACCGCATTTTACTTGAAATGCGCAAAATTGAAATTCTTGCGCAGTTTAACGAAAACGAGCCCGCGCTTGAAATGCTGCGCGATTTTCGTGAGCGCTTCAGTGATGACACAACCCTCGTGCAATGGGCGGATTTTTACCTCTACGATATCCAAAATCTCGCACCCGGCATGGAATTGCCCTCATTCGAGCTGTTGCTTCAGGATGAGCGTCGGGTGACCAATGCCGACTTTCATGGTCGCTATCTCTTGCTTGAAATTGCTAATCTGGCCTCGCAGCGCTATCAGGGCGAGCATGCGCTGATGCGTTTTCTGCATGATGAAATGCGTCAACAGGTGCAGTTTCTTACCCTTCCTACCAATGAAAGCCCCATTACCATTCAGGCTTTTTATGAAGAGCGGCAAACCGCCTGGCCTGTTGCCAAAGCAAGGCAGGTACACGAAGCTGACCTGATGCGCCGCCTGAATATTATCGTTCAACCCACCCGGATTCTCGTCGCTCCAGACGGCACTATCGTGAGAAAATATTCCGGTACGGAGATTTCAATTATTGAAAACGATCTCCGTCAATTATTAAACTAA
- the gatB gene encoding Asp-tRNA(Asn)/Glu-tRNA(Gln) amidotransferase subunit GatB: MTATLPQDTEFETVIGLEVHAQLLTQSKAFAPVKAGFGSEPNTNISPLCLGHPGTLPVLNENLVRFIVKMGLATSCTIAPKSIFARKNYFYPDLPKGYQISQYENPICQNGWIEIEDEAGNTRKIGITRIHMEEDAGKSIHDQDPHNTLVDLNRAGTPLMEIVSEPEIYSPAEAWAYLTQIRQIVRYLGICDGNMEEGSLRCDANVSIRPKGQRAFGTRTEIKNLNSFRNVERAIAYEVERQKQLVLSGGEVVQQTLLWDPNRMETRQLRSKEEAHDYRYFPDPDLPPVVVSDAMREEIRAELPELPRQKSQRFMQEMELPAYDARLLTEERAFADFFEAVCEAGAKPKLAANLLLSEVKRVLNEQNLDIAAFPVDAARLAGLLQLRADNKINSSALQTIFNEMLSKSGDAEEIAKTLNLIQVSDNSFLEPVVDEVIRKNPEEAERYRAGAKKLMGFFVGAVMKQTKGKANPQLVTQLVREKLGA, encoded by the coding sequence ATGACTGCAACTCTCCCGCAGGATACCGAATTTGAAACCGTAATCGGACTTGAAGTTCACGCACAGCTGCTGACGCAAAGCAAGGCTTTTGCCCCCGTAAAGGCAGGTTTTGGCAGCGAACCTAACACCAATATTTCTCCGCTTTGTCTCGGTCATCCCGGTACGCTGCCGGTACTGAATGAGAACCTGGTGCGGTTTATCGTGAAAATGGGTCTGGCAACCAGCTGTACCATTGCCCCGAAGTCCATTTTTGCCCGTAAAAATTATTTTTATCCGGATCTTCCCAAGGGCTATCAGATTTCGCAGTACGAGAATCCGATTTGTCAGAACGGCTGGATTGAGATCGAGGATGAAGCCGGAAACACCCGCAAAATCGGCATTACGCGCATTCACATGGAAGAAGATGCGGGCAAATCCATTCACGATCAGGACCCGCATAATACGCTCGTTGACCTCAACCGTGCCGGTACGCCCTTGATGGAAATTGTGTCGGAGCCTGAGATTTACTCCCCGGCTGAAGCCTGGGCGTATCTGACGCAAATCCGGCAGATTGTGCGCTATTTGGGTATATGCGACGGAAATATGGAAGAAGGAAGTCTGCGGTGCGATGCGAACGTGTCGATTCGACCCAAAGGTCAGCGGGCGTTCGGAACCCGAACCGAAATCAAGAACCTGAACTCGTTCCGGAATGTGGAGCGCGCCATTGCGTATGAGGTCGAAAGGCAGAAACAGCTGGTTCTGAGCGGGGGGGAAGTGGTGCAGCAAACCCTTCTGTGGGATCCCAACCGCATGGAAACGCGTCAGCTGCGTTCTAAGGAAGAAGCGCACGATTACCGCTATTTTCCGGATCCGGATCTGCCGCCGGTGGTTGTGAGCGACGCGATGCGGGAAGAAATCCGCGCTGAATTGCCCGAGCTTCCGCGGCAGAAAAGTCAGCGCTTCATGCAGGAAATGGAGCTCCCGGCTTACGATGCGCGATTGCTGACTGAAGAGCGCGCGTTTGCCGATTTTTTTGAAGCGGTTTGTGAAGCCGGTGCGAAACCCAAGCTTGCGGCCAACCTTTTGCTTTCGGAAGTGAAACGGGTACTCAATGAGCAAAATCTTGATATTGCCGCTTTCCCGGTAGATGCTGCACGTCTCGCAGGTTTGCTTCAGCTTCGTGCAGACAATAAAATCAATTCATCCGCCTTGCAGACCATCTTCAATGAAATGCTCAGTAAGTCCGGTGATGCGGAAGAGATTGCGAAAACGCTTAATCTGATTCAGGTTTCGGATAACAGCTTTCTGGAGCCGGTAGTAGATGAAGTCATCCGCAAAAACCCCGAAGAAGCGGAGCGCTACCGTGCTGGGGCAAAGAAGCTTATGGGCTTTTTTGTCGGTGCGGTGATGAAGCAAACCAAAGGCAAAGCCAACCCGCAGCTGGTTACACAATTGGTAAGAGAAAAGCTCGGAGCGTGA
- a CDS encoding agmatine deiminase family protein, producing MTLNTPAALGFRMPAEWETHSASLLSWPCNRETWPGERLDRVETVYTQIIQELTKREHLHLIVNNDATFERAANCLGSLIKDTKRLTVHKTTSNDVWARDFGPIFVRNQMSGLNAITDWEYNAWGGKYPPYDRDNAVPGWFSAKYGIQRFKPGIVLEGGSIETNGAGVMLTTESVLLNPNRNPHLSKSEIEQYLKDWLGQEKVIWLKNGLAGDDTDGHIDDLSRFLNPSTIMTMVTEDKDDVNYETLQENYELLRSATDQHGEPFEIVTVPMPETRVAETTVDGSEHVPASYANFYFVNGAVLLPVYDPRYDDEVISLFKKHLPGHEIVPIPCADLVWGQGSIHCISQQLYGLSHKYDTFVFGC from the coding sequence ATGACCTTAAACACTCCTGCTGCCCTCGGCTTCCGCATGCCCGCCGAATGGGAAACACACAGCGCAAGTCTGCTGAGCTGGCCCTGTAACCGTGAAACCTGGCCCGGTGAGCGTCTCGATCGGGTTGAGACCGTATACACGCAGATTATACAAGAGCTTACAAAGCGGGAACATCTTCACCTGATCGTGAATAACGATGCAACGTTTGAACGCGCAGCAAACTGTCTGGGATCCCTGATTAAAGACACCAAACGCTTAACCGTGCACAAAACCACAAGCAACGATGTATGGGCCCGGGATTTTGGTCCGATTTTCGTGCGGAATCAGATGAGCGGCTTGAATGCAATCACGGATTGGGAGTACAATGCATGGGGCGGAAAATATCCGCCCTATGACCGTGATAATGCGGTGCCAGGCTGGTTTAGCGCAAAATACGGTATTCAGCGGTTCAAGCCGGGTATTGTGCTGGAAGGCGGCTCTATCGAAACCAACGGTGCGGGCGTGATGCTTACCACCGAATCGGTGCTGCTTAATCCGAACCGGAATCCGCACCTTAGTAAATCCGAGATCGAACAGTATCTGAAAGACTGGCTCGGACAGGAAAAGGTGATTTGGCTCAAAAATGGTCTTGCTGGCGATGACACCGACGGGCACATTGACGACCTCAGCCGTTTTCTCAATCCCAGCACCATCATGACGATGGTAACGGAAGACAAGGATGATGTGAACTACGAAACCTTGCAGGAGAACTACGAACTGCTCCGTTCAGCGACGGATCAGCACGGGGAGCCTTTTGAAATTGTGACGGTTCCAATGCCGGAAACACGGGTTGCAGAAACGACCGTTGACGGGTCGGAGCACGTGCCCGCGAGCTACGCTAATTTTTACTTTGTAAACGGAGCCGTACTGCTGCCGGTCTATGATCCGCGCTATGATGATGAAGTAATCAGCCTGTTTAAAAAACATCTGCCCGGTCATGAGATTGTACCGATTCCCTGCGCCGATCTGGTCTGGGGGCAGGGCAGTATCCATTGTATAAGTCAGCAACTCTACGGGTTGTCACATAAATATGACACCTTTGTGTTTGGGTGTTAA
- a CDS encoding carbon-nitrogen hydrolase: MKASDKVVLGLIQTSSEQHHQPNVDKTFAHIREAASRGAQIICTQELYTSDYFCQNHDEAHFDLAVEIPGELTTETAKLAESLGVVIISSIFEKRAPGVYHNTATVHDADGSLLGIYRKMHIPEDPGFHEKFYFTPGDTGFKAFDTRFGRIGVLICWDQWFPEAARLTAMQGAEILFYPTAIGVLPEEPETLKREFMDAWEIMHRSHAVANGCYVAAINRVGQEGDIRFWGDSFVSGPFGQILAQAGETPEILIAECDLSLIEKQRRTWPFLRDRRIDAYQGLLKRHGR, from the coding sequence ATGAAAGCTTCAGACAAGGTTGTGCTGGGCCTTATTCAAACATCTTCGGAGCAACATCATCAGCCCAATGTAGACAAAACCTTTGCGCATATCCGTGAAGCGGCTTCACGCGGTGCACAAATTATTTGCACACAGGAGCTGTATACCTCCGACTATTTTTGTCAGAATCACGACGAAGCGCACTTTGATCTTGCGGTGGAAATTCCTGGTGAATTAACGACTGAAACAGCCAAGCTTGCTGAATCGCTTGGCGTTGTGATTATTTCATCCATCTTTGAGAAGCGCGCCCCGGGTGTTTATCACAATACAGCGACCGTACATGATGCGGACGGAAGCCTGCTTGGTATATACCGGAAAATGCACATTCCGGAAGATCCCGGCTTTCACGAGAAATTTTACTTCACGCCCGGCGATACTGGTTTTAAAGCCTTCGATACCCGCTTTGGACGCATTGGCGTGCTGATATGCTGGGATCAGTGGTTTCCTGAAGCTGCCCGGCTGACAGCTATGCAGGGCGCAGAGATTCTGTTTTACCCCACAGCTATTGGCGTGCTGCCTGAAGAGCCCGAGACCCTTAAGCGTGAGTTTATGGACGCCTGGGAAATCATGCACCGGAGTCATGCCGTCGCGAACGGCTGCTATGTGGCGGCAATCAACCGGGTTGGGCAGGAAGGAGACATCCGCTTTTGGGGTGACAGCTTCGTGTCAGGTCCGTTCGGACAAATTCTGGCACAGGCCGGGGAGACCCCCGAAATTCTGATTGCGGAATGCGATCTCAGCCTCATCGAAAAACAGCGGCGCACCTGGCCCTTCCTTCGTGACCGCCGAATTGACGCCTATCAGGGTTTGCTAAAGCGACACGGCCGCTGA
- a CDS encoding ankyrin repeat domain-containing protein codes for MGNDKFLDAAENGDFDSLKALLEAGADANTQDEHQRNAAYKAAKHGHLNVLKLLKEHDADLDQLDNRNTNGLYWAAMNGHKDVVLFLLENGASLDITDDRGWSIMDHVDSAGNKEMHELLVSHQA; via the coding sequence ATGGGGAATGATAAATTTCTTGATGCGGCGGAAAACGGCGACTTTGATTCTTTAAAGGCTCTGCTTGAAGCGGGAGCCGATGCCAACACACAGGATGAACATCAGCGGAACGCCGCTTATAAAGCCGCGAAGCATGGTCACCTTAACGTATTGAAATTATTGAAAGAACACGATGCTGATTTGGATCAGCTCGACAACCGAAATACAAATGGCCTGTATTGGGCGGCCATGAACGGACATAAAGATGTTGTGTTATTCCTGCTTGAAAATGGTGCTTCCTTAGATATTACCGATGACCGCGGCTGGTCCATTATGGATCATGTTGATAGCGCAGGGAATAAGGAAATGCACGAATTGCTTGTCAGTCATCAGGCTTAA